In Syntrophales bacterium, one genomic interval encodes:
- the modB gene encoding molybdate ABC transporter permease subunit: MDYTALFITLKLALAVTAVLVVLAAPVAYLFACRNFPGKPLLEALLYLPMALPPTVIGFYLVIVMGPRGILGTFWQTLTGNRLLFTFAGITVAAVLYSLPFAVQPMKATFQKIDHRLLESAAVLGLSPTAAFFRVVIPNSTNGIIAAAVLVFLHTIGAFGVLLMVGGSIPGVTKVASIAIYEAVEMMDYRSAGLMALTFLPVSYLFLLFANRLSRDGGHDSFGRCGKKT; the protein is encoded by the coding sequence ATGGACTACACGGCACTTTTCATCACCCTTAAGCTGGCTCTCGCCGTCACGGCTGTTCTGGTTGTACTGGCGGCTCCCGTTGCCTATCTTTTCGCCTGCCGGAATTTTCCCGGCAAACCGCTTCTCGAGGCCCTCCTCTACCTGCCCATGGCATTGCCTCCCACGGTAATCGGGTTTTACCTTGTCATCGTCATGGGCCCCAGAGGGATTCTGGGCACGTTCTGGCAGACGCTGACGGGAAACAGGCTTCTTTTCACCTTTGCGGGCATTACAGTGGCGGCGGTGCTTTACAGTCTTCCTTTCGCCGTACAGCCCATGAAAGCGACCTTTCAGAAAATCGATCACCGTCTTCTCGAGAGCGCCGCCGTTCTGGGGCTGTCACCGACGGCCGCCTTTTTCCGGGTGGTCATCCCCAACAGCACCAACGGCATCATTGCCGCCGCCGTTCTTGTATTCCTCCACACCATAGGGGCCTTCGGGGTTCTACTCATGGTGGGAGGAAGTATTCCCGGCGTGACGAAGGTCGCATCAATCGCAATCTACGAGGCCGTTGAAATGATGGATTATCGCAGCGCCGGACTTATGGCTCTGACGTTTCTTCCCGTAAGCTACCTCTTTCTCCTTTTTGCCAACAGGCTCAGCAGGGATGGCGGACATGACTCTTTCGGCAGATGTGGAAAAAAAACTTGA
- a CDS encoding glutamine synthetase family protein, producing the protein MAKKDKKYVLQQVKDNNVRFIRCWFTDVLGMLKSFSISPRELEGALDEGMGFDGSSIEGFARIEESDMLAKPDPATFAILPWRTSPADGSKVARMFCDILTPDGVPYRGDPRHALKRQLAKASALGLSLYVGPELEFFYFKSSEGEPRILDRGGYFDQMPMDVASDMRRDTILALEEMGIPVEYSHHEVAPSQHEIDLRYAEALTMADAAMTYRLTVKEMAAKYGFYATFMPKPLFGENGSGMHVHQSLFKGRKNVFFDERDDYFLSSLGKSYIAGLLTHAEELCIVVAQWVNSYKRLVPGYEAPVYISWARKNRSALIRVPMYKPGKSQATRMEFRCPDPACNPYLAFAVMLAAGLKGIEEKLVLPDPVEDDIFEMNDRERAERGIASLPGSLGEAIARAENSAFLKEALGDHIFEKFISNKKIEWDLYRTHVSTYELERYLPIL; encoded by the coding sequence ATGGCAAAAAAAGACAAGAAGTATGTACTGCAACAGGTTAAGGACAACAACGTTCGTTTTATCCGCTGCTGGTTTACCGACGTACTGGGCATGCTCAAGAGTTTTTCCATTTCGCCGAGGGAGCTTGAAGGTGCGCTGGATGAGGGTATGGGCTTCGACGGGTCCTCCATCGAAGGCTTCGCCCGTATCGAGGAGAGCGACATGCTGGCGAAGCCGGATCCCGCCACCTTTGCCATTCTTCCCTGGCGGACGAGCCCCGCCGATGGTTCAAAGGTTGCCCGCATGTTCTGTGATATCCTGACCCCGGACGGTGTGCCCTACCGGGGAGATCCGCGCCATGCTCTGAAGCGCCAGCTTGCGAAGGCCTCTGCCTTGGGGCTGTCGTTGTATGTGGGGCCCGAACTGGAGTTTTTTTATTTCAAGAGCTCCGAGGGCGAGCCCCGGATTCTGGACCGGGGAGGGTACTTTGACCAGATGCCCATGGACGTGGCGAGCGACATGCGCCGCGACACGATTCTTGCATTGGAGGAGATGGGCATTCCCGTGGAGTACAGCCACCATGAAGTCGCGCCGAGTCAGCACGAGATCGACCTGCGCTATGCCGAGGCGCTGACCATGGCCGACGCGGCCATGACCTACCGCCTGACCGTGAAAGAGATGGCCGCCAAGTACGGTTTTTACGCAACCTTCATGCCCAAGCCCCTTTTTGGTGAGAACGGGAGCGGCATGCATGTTCACCAGTCCCTTTTCAAGGGCCGAAAGAACGTGTTTTTCGATGAGCGGGACGACTATTTCCTGTCGTCGCTGGGCAAAAGCTACATAGCGGGCCTTCTCACGCATGCCGAGGAACTGTGCATTGTTGTCGCGCAGTGGGTGAATTCCTACAAGCGCCTGGTTCCCGGTTACGAGGCTCCGGTGTACATCTCCTGGGCCCGGAAGAACCGTTCGGCCCTGATCAGGGTTCCCATGTACAAGCCGGGCAAATCCCAGGCCACGAGGATGGAGTTTCGCTGTCCCGACCCTGCCTGCAATCCGTACCTCGCCTTTGCGGTGATGCTCGCCGCGGGTCTGAAGGGTATCGAAGAGAAGCTGGTCCTTCCCGACCCCGTCGAGGACGATATCTTCGAAATGAACGACCGCGAGCGCGCGGAACGGGGTATCGCGTCCCTGCCGGGCAGTCTCGGAGAGGCCATCGCTCGTGCCGAGAACAGCGCTTTTTTGAAGGAGGCGCTGGGCGATCATATTTTCGAGAAGTTTATCTCCAACAAGAAGATCGAGTGGGATCTGTACCGTACCCATGTGAGCACCTACGAACTGGAACGGTACTTGCCGATATTGTAA
- a CDS encoding molybdopterin-dependent oxidoreductase yields the protein MKDDLRWKKTHCARMDHGGCGLLVGVRNNSIVSIKGDPDGYLNRGYTCYKGRVSAERLTHPNRLKQPLKRVGARGEGKWQAVSWDQALDETVENLDRIREKHGARAVGFGVGMPKGLEHFVLIRLANIFGSPNVIASQDVCHAPREITGVHTCGFYPVADFLNPTKLMFFWGSNLASTSEEGQIYSQVTGQLKDGSRLIVVDPRKTELAEKADLWLQLRPGTAQALALGIINVICEEMLYDKSFVETYTHGFEELARQAAQYTPEKVADITWVPPDLIRRSARMYAEAKPAALQWGNAIEHDINVFDVARALCCLMAITGNLEVPGGNVNARDPNIMRLGPFVRADLIPDKRKDMVGTYHGIIPRLMTVAPAFFRKAVLEDVPYPMRGYYGMCTNPMVAWADSRTTHEAFKKLEFSAVAEIFMTPTAAMADIVFPVAHQYEMNDIGHYGIGHGMILARPKVVEPPPECWPDIKIMNELGKRLSPPELWHDDHEEFLEDVLRPSGLTYAEFVEKGFLKGPAGTRSYEAKGFSTPTGKVELLLSTAEKFRLKPLPEFSGLPEEDDPDYPLIVISAKSRYYLLSSYRWVEKLREKRPHPVVEIHPHTAEQYGISHGDDVIIETKYGSIIQKARVTDIIHPRVVSADLGWWFPEAPPETQYDWKTSNFNMLTSIEKLGKEYGTPNIKNLPCRIQKKTDKER from the coding sequence ATGAAGGATGACCTTCGTTGGAAAAAAACTCACTGTGCCCGGATGGACCACGGTGGTTGCGGCCTTCTGGTCGGCGTCCGGAACAACAGCATCGTCAGCATCAAGGGAGATCCCGATGGATATCTGAACAGGGGATATACCTGCTACAAGGGCCGGGTTTCGGCGGAACGACTCACGCATCCCAATCGCCTGAAGCAGCCCCTGAAGCGGGTTGGGGCCCGTGGAGAGGGAAAGTGGCAGGCTGTTTCCTGGGATCAGGCACTGGACGAGACGGTGGAAAACCTTGATCGCATCAGAGAAAAGCATGGGGCCCGCGCAGTCGGTTTCGGCGTCGGTATGCCGAAAGGCCTCGAACACTTCGTCCTCATCCGCCTGGCCAACATCTTCGGCTCACCGAATGTCATCGCTTCTCAGGATGTCTGCCACGCGCCGAGGGAAATCACAGGCGTCCACACCTGCGGCTTTTATCCCGTGGCGGATTTCCTCAACCCGACGAAGCTGATGTTCTTCTGGGGCAGCAACCTGGCGTCCACCAGCGAAGAGGGACAGATCTACAGCCAGGTGACGGGTCAACTCAAGGACGGCTCCCGTCTCATCGTCGTCGATCCCCGAAAAACCGAGTTGGCCGAAAAGGCCGATCTCTGGCTCCAGCTTCGTCCCGGCACCGCCCAGGCGCTGGCTTTGGGAATCATCAACGTGATCTGCGAAGAGATGCTTTACGATAAGTCATTTGTGGAAACATACACCCACGGGTTTGAAGAGTTAGCCCGGCAGGCCGCGCAGTATACGCCGGAAAAGGTGGCCGACATCACGTGGGTCCCGCCGGATCTCATCCGCCGGTCCGCCCGGATGTATGCCGAAGCGAAGCCCGCTGCGTTGCAGTGGGGAAACGCGATAGAACACGACATCAATGTCTTCGACGTGGCCCGTGCCTTATGCTGTCTGATGGCGATAACCGGCAACCTGGAGGTTCCGGGCGGCAACGTCAATGCCCGGGACCCCAACATTATGCGCCTGGGGCCCTTTGTCCGGGCCGACCTCATTCCGGACAAGCGCAAAGATATGGTCGGCACCTATCACGGGATCATTCCGAGACTCATGACCGTGGCCCCCGCCTTTTTCCGGAAAGCCGTCCTTGAAGACGTGCCCTACCCCATGCGCGGATATTACGGCATGTGCACCAATCCTATGGTGGCCTGGGCCGACAGCAGGACAACCCATGAAGCATTCAAGAAGCTCGAATTTTCCGCCGTAGCGGAAATTTTCATGACACCCACGGCCGCCATGGCGGACATTGTGTTTCCCGTGGCCCATCAATATGAAATGAACGACATCGGCCATTACGGAATCGGTCACGGAATGATTCTTGCGCGGCCCAAGGTGGTTGAACCTCCGCCGGAGTGCTGGCCCGACATAAAAATCATGAACGAGCTGGGCAAGCGGTTGTCTCCGCCGGAGCTGTGGCATGACGATCATGAGGAGTTTCTGGAAGATGTCCTCAGACCCTCGGGACTCACCTATGCTGAATTCGTCGAGAAGGGTTTCCTGAAGGGCCCCGCCGGAACCAGGTCCTACGAGGCAAAGGGCTTTTCCACTCCCACAGGCAAGGTGGAGCTGCTCTTGAGTACAGCTGAAAAATTCAGGCTCAAGCCCCTTCCGGAGTTTTCGGGACTCCCCGAAGAGGACGACCCGGACTATCCTCTCATTGTCATCAGCGCCAAAAGCCGCTATTATCTCCTCTCTTCCTACCGGTGGGTCGAAAAACTGCGTGAAAAACGGCCTCACCCGGTCGTGGAGATCCACCCCCATACGGCGGAACAGTACGGAATCAGCCATGGCGATGACGTGATCATCGAAACAAAATACGGATCCATTATTCAGAAAGCCCGAGTCACCGACATCATCCACCCTCGCGTGGTCAGCGCCGATCTTGGATGGTGGTTTCCCGAAGCCCCGCCTGAAACGCAGTACGACTGGAAGACATCGAATTTCAACATGCTGACTTCCATCGAAAAACTCGGGAAGGAATATGGGACGCCGAACATCAAAAACTTACCATGCCGGATACAGAAAAAAACTGACAAGGAACGATAG
- the modA gene encoding molybdate ABC transporter substrate-binding protein, whose protein sequence is MRALLRITTTVLLFALISPFSAIAQEKMSVAVAANYISAFKEIAAAFEEKSGVKVEGTFSSTGSLYNQIKNGAPYDLFLSADDTRPQLLHDEGLGDEPFIYARGRAILWSSNHDFCAGTDWKEAIKGSSGKISIANPVTAPYGAVAMKAVEEAGMAELLNKRFVTAQTVAQSFQYASTGAVDAGFCALSAIASEEGQGGCFYPIPEAAPVVQAACILERTEIRDAVERFAAFLISEEALAIMQTFGYE, encoded by the coding sequence ATGCGCGCGCTTCTTCGAATCACTACCACAGTACTGCTGTTTGCGCTGATCAGTCCGTTTTCAGCTATCGCCCAGGAAAAAATGTCGGTGGCAGTAGCAGCAAACTATATTTCGGCCTTTAAAGAAATCGCCGCTGCCTTCGAGGAGAAATCGGGCGTGAAAGTCGAGGGAACGTTTTCATCGACCGGCAGTCTCTACAACCAGATTAAAAACGGTGCTCCCTACGATCTCTTTCTCTCCGCCGATGACACAAGGCCGCAGCTCCTCCACGATGAAGGTCTCGGCGACGAACCCTTTATCTACGCGCGGGGACGGGCAATTCTCTGGTCGTCAAACCATGATTTCTGCGCCGGCACAGACTGGAAGGAAGCAATAAAAGGCAGCAGCGGAAAAATATCGATCGCGAACCCCGTGACGGCCCCCTATGGAGCTGTTGCCATGAAGGCCGTTGAAGAGGCAGGCATGGCGGAACTGCTGAACAAACGATTCGTCACCGCCCAGACCGTTGCCCAGTCGTTTCAGTATGCTTCCACGGGTGCCGTTGACGCCGGGTTCTGCGCCCTTTCGGCGATTGCCTCCGAAGAAGGGCAGGGAGGGTGCTTCTACCCTATTCCCGAGGCAGCCCCGGTAGTGCAGGCCGCCTGCATTCTGGAAAGGACAGAAATCAGGGATGCTGTTGAACGATTCGCCGCTTTTCTCATCTCCGAAGAAGCCCTGGCAATCATGCAAACGTTCGGATATGAATAG
- a CDS encoding formylmethanofuran dehydrogenase subunit E family protein: MNICTYSYEEYLHLVESFHGSMAPGLIIGGFIVDLALKNLPKGDFFDAICETPVCLPDAVQILTPCTIGNGWLTVINIGRFAVILYEKFGGEGVRVFLDTEKLKKWPEIHDWYLKKKKKHEQDSELLLSQIKDAGHDLLGMQPVRVEPDGIRRKKMGPVSICSGCGEAYPARDGDRCLGCRGGTPYIHVAPVDN; the protein is encoded by the coding sequence ATGAACATCTGCACCTATTCTTACGAAGAATACCTGCACCTGGTGGAATCCTTTCACGGAAGCATGGCGCCGGGCCTCATCATCGGCGGGTTCATCGTCGACCTGGCACTCAAGAACCTCCCCAAGGGCGATTTTTTCGATGCCATATGTGAAACACCGGTCTGCCTGCCTGACGCCGTTCAGATACTCACCCCCTGTACCATCGGCAACGGCTGGCTTACCGTGATCAACATCGGAAGATTCGCCGTCATCTTGTACGAAAAATTCGGAGGTGAAGGAGTTCGGGTCTTCCTGGACACTGAAAAACTAAAAAAGTGGCCCGAGATCCACGACTGGTATCTCAAAAAAAAGAAAAAGCACGAACAGGATTCGGAACTGCTTCTGTCCCAGATCAAGGATGCGGGACACGATCTGCTGGGCATGCAACCCGTGCGGGTCGAGCCGGACGGCATTCGCAGAAAAAAGATGGGACCTGTCAGCATCTGTTCCGGATGTGGTGAGGCCTATCCCGCGCGGGACGGAGACAGATGCCTCGGCTGTCGGGGCGGGACCCCCTATATACATGTCGCCCCTGTGGACAACTGA
- a CDS encoding formate dehydrogenase accessory protein FdhE, translating into MGKHTAEAAAIDAVVDHAIEQNPHSSSLLEAFRPVIRQQRFLVESLPLPKLDYSTIDKDRMKSGVPVTRQINLLSTDDPVKEATLCIAPAVSQGFPSLTEGIETFTYLVEGGVIDPADYFRTNTNDTTNSAAAAWEQEHALDQELSLFLMNLVSRIILEKRAGEIEADMDRLPWEKGYCPICGAFPSIALIEEEGGRRFLHCSSCGHDWSFTRVACPYCEHRTPQGMHYFFIEGAPQESAFICERCNKYLVTLHRVGNILDRDMEVSAISLAHLDILMRRKGYEPMSCCPWNTID; encoded by the coding sequence ATGGGGAAACATACAGCTGAAGCGGCGGCAATCGATGCCGTCGTTGATCATGCCATTGAACAGAACCCGCACAGCTCCAGCCTTCTGGAAGCCTTCCGGCCGGTCATACGGCAACAGCGATTCCTGGTCGAGTCTTTGCCCCTGCCAAAGCTCGATTATTCTACAATCGACAAAGATCGTATGAAATCGGGAGTCCCCGTGACCAGGCAGATCAATCTGCTGTCCACCGACGATCCGGTCAAAGAGGCGACCCTGTGTATCGCACCTGCCGTCTCACAGGGCTTCCCCTCGCTGACAGAGGGAATCGAGACGTTTACATATCTGGTCGAGGGGGGCGTTATCGACCCCGCCGACTATTTCCGCACCAACACGAACGATACAACAAACAGCGCGGCGGCTGCCTGGGAGCAGGAACATGCTCTGGATCAGGAACTGTCCTTGTTCCTGATGAACCTTGTGTCCCGGATCATTCTGGAAAAGCGCGCGGGGGAAATTGAGGCGGACATGGACCGATTGCCCTGGGAAAAGGGCTATTGTCCCATCTGCGGAGCTTTTCCCTCAATCGCCCTTATAGAGGAAGAAGGAGGCCGTCGTTTTCTGCATTGCAGTTCCTGCGGCCATGACTGGTCTTTCACCCGGGTGGCCTGTCCCTATTGTGAGCACCGGACACCGCAGGGCATGCATTATTTTTTTATCGAGGGTGCTCCGCAGGAATCGGCATTTATATGTGAACGGTGCAACAAATATCTGGTTACGTTGCATCGTGTGGGCAACATCCTCGATCGCGACATGGAGGTTTCAGCCATCAGCCTGGCACATCTGGACATTCTCATGCGGCGCAAGGGATACGAACCGATGAGCTGCTGCCCCTGGAACACCATTGATTAG
- a CDS encoding CBS domain-containing protein: MHSITLKASTVLENKGGKLYKVQLGEKLIDCVRLMNKKRIGLLVVLDDGGKLAGVVSERDIMRLVESRDPDLWDKPVKDVMTPAEALYVVQKDTKLDAVMALMTEKRVRHLPVMDGHSLTGVISMGDVVKNLFDEAAFTTEQLKNYILGG; encoded by the coding sequence ATGCACAGCATCACCTTGAAAGCATCGACGGTTCTGGAGAATAAGGGCGGGAAGCTCTATAAGGTTCAACTGGGGGAAAAGCTTATTGATTGCGTGCGCTTGATGAACAAGAAGCGGATCGGTTTGCTGGTCGTTCTCGATGACGGGGGGAAGCTCGCCGGTGTTGTGTCCGAACGCGATATAATGCGCCTTGTGGAAAGCAGGGATCCGGACCTCTGGGACAAGCCCGTGAAAGATGTCATGACCCCTGCGGAGGCACTCTATGTGGTCCAAAAAGACACGAAGCTGGACGCCGTCATGGCTCTTATGACCGAGAAACGGGTGCGCCATCTTCCCGTAATGGACGGACACTCTCTTACGGGCGTCATCTCCATGGGGGATGTGGTCAAAAACCTCTTCGATGAGGCGGCTTTCACGACAGAACAGTTGAAAAACTATATCCTGGGGGGGTGA
- a CDS encoding 4Fe-4S dicluster domain-containing protein, with product MTTKRELVKLIDTTLCTACRGCQVACKQWNEMPGLRTRQWGSYQNPPDLAWNTWTLIRFQEYEAPNGDFEWIFRKDGCMHCTDAGCVKVCPSGALYKTKYGAVAFDGNKCIGCKECIYGCPFDVPRYDPNTDKITKCDLCYSRIRAGQAPACVKSCPTGALTIGWKDEMIKKAYARVKELGGDANVYGDTLLDGTHVIYVLRYKPSVYDNLPVRPRIPLSAIAWKDLFKPLTLLAAGGVLAGTFLHYITKGPKDTGGDDKAGREGGE from the coding sequence ATGACAACAAAACGTGAACTGGTCAAGCTGATCGACACCACCCTGTGCACAGCCTGCCGGGGCTGCCAGGTGGCCTGCAAGCAGTGGAATGAGATGCCCGGATTGAGAACCAGGCAGTGGGGAAGCTACCAGAATCCTCCCGATCTGGCATGGAATACCTGGACTCTTATCCGGTTTCAGGAATATGAAGCCCCAAACGGTGATTTCGAGTGGATATTCCGCAAGGACGGATGCATGCACTGCACCGACGCGGGCTGCGTGAAGGTCTGTCCCAGCGGAGCCCTTTACAAGACAAAGTACGGGGCCGTTGCGTTTGACGGCAACAAGTGCATCGGCTGCAAGGAATGCATCTACGGTTGTCCCTTCGACGTGCCCCGCTACGACCCGAATACGGACAAAATCACGAAATGCGATCTCTGTTACAGCCGTATACGGGCAGGGCAGGCGCCCGCCTGTGTCAAGTCCTGTCCCACGGGCGCGCTTACCATCGGCTGGAAAGATGAAATGATCAAAAAGGCTTACGCCCGGGTCAAGGAACTGGGCGGCGACGCGAACGTGTACGGAGACACGCTCCTTGATGGAACTCATGTCATCTATGTGCTGCGGTACAAGCCGTCCGTGTATGACAATCTTCCGGTACGTCCGCGGATTCCCCTTTCCGCCATTGCCTGGAAAGACCTGTTCAAGCCTCTCACGCTGCTGGCAGCGGGCGGTGTTCTGGCAGGCACCTTCCTCCACTACATAACCAAGGGGCCCAAGGACACCGGCGGCGACGACAAGGCCGGTCGGGAAGGAGGAGAATAG
- a CDS encoding ATP-binding cassette domain-containing protein, which produces MTLSADVEKKLDFFDLKISLSCDDDEMLVLIGPSGGGKTTLVRILAGLDQPDSGTITFGDEQWFDSSRAINLKPQKRRLGYVFQDYTLFPHLNLFENAAFAAADRREIDDLFELFNISHLKNRMPSMVSGGERQRCAICQALARRPQLLLLDEPFSALDVVSRRGLREELKALKDTFSFPVIYVTHDINEALYLADDILPVVEGKEDRDWIRRTISGTAPRKESLKAAREQRLALAF; this is translated from the coding sequence ATGACTCTTTCGGCAGATGTGGAAAAAAAACTTGATTTCTTTGACTTGAAGATCTCCCTGTCCTGCGACGACGATGAAATGCTCGTTCTCATCGGCCCATCCGGAGGAGGGAAGACAACCCTTGTCCGCATACTCGCGGGACTGGACCAACCCGACAGCGGAACCATCACGTTCGGCGATGAACAATGGTTCGACTCATCCCGGGCGATCAACCTGAAACCGCAAAAACGACGACTCGGCTATGTCTTTCAGGATTACACCCTTTTCCCGCACCTGAATCTTTTCGAAAATGCCGCATTCGCCGCCGCAGACCGTCGCGAAATAGACGATCTTTTCGAGCTGTTCAACATCAGTCATCTGAAGAACCGCATGCCTTCCATGGTATCCGGCGGTGAACGCCAGCGCTGCGCAATCTGCCAGGCCCTGGCACGGCGGCCGCAGTTGCTGCTGCTCGACGAGCCCTTCTCGGCCCTGGACGTGGTCAGCCGCCGGGGACTGAGGGAAGAACTGAAAGCATTGAAGGACACATTCTCTTTCCCGGTAATTTACGTAACCCACGATATTAACGAAGCCCTCTACCTGGCAGATGATATACTGCCCGTGGTAGAAGGAAAAGAAGACCGGGACTGGATTCGACGCACCATCTCCGGGACGGCACCCCGGAAAGAGTCACTCAAGGCAGCCCGTGAACAGCGGCTTGCCCTGGCGTTTTAA
- a CDS encoding formate dehydrogenase subunit gamma, translating to MIPKKGMIKVSDSFERIVHWWLAATCIVLIISGLGMMFHSFNFIGIPVGGLKNLKLIHNFTGLLFAPALFFAILIWWREAGIFKLPEDLEWMMVAGGYLWHVDTVPETGKYNPGQKAFFLAVALFGILMVITGLIMWFPLALPRALVQWMYPLHALGMLAIFPFVLVHIYLGTIGVPGSAQAIFTGYVTRSWAEKQCPGWLKEMEHKGTLEIYGEEKQTAEHGHHG from the coding sequence ATGATTCCCAAAAAAGGAATGATTAAAGTATCGGACTCCTTTGAGCGTATTGTGCACTGGTGGCTTGCCGCCACCTGCATTGTCCTCATCATCAGCGGTTTGGGGATGATGTTTCATTCTTTCAATTTCATCGGCATCCCCGTGGGAGGGTTGAAGAATCTGAAGCTGATTCACAATTTCACGGGTCTGCTGTTTGCCCCGGCGCTTTTTTTCGCCATTTTGATCTGGTGGCGTGAGGCGGGGATTTTCAAGCTTCCCGAGGATCTCGAGTGGATGATGGTAGCCGGCGGTTACCTGTGGCACGTTGACACGGTTCCCGAGACGGGCAAGTACAATCCCGGGCAGAAGGCTTTTTTCCTTGCCGTGGCGCTTTTCGGGATTCTGATGGTCATCACCGGCCTCATCATGTGGTTTCCGCTGGCTCTGCCCCGCGCCCTGGTGCAGTGGATGTATCCCCTGCACGCGCTGGGTATGCTGGCGATCTTTCCCTTCGTGCTGGTCCACATCTACCTGGGCACCATCGGCGTTCCGGGCTCGGCCCAGGCAATTTTCACAGGCTACGTGACCCGCTCCTGGGCAGAGAAGCAGTGCCCGGGTTGGCTGAAGGAAATGGAGCACAAGGGAACACTGGAAATCTACGGCGAAGAGAAACAAACCGCCGAACACGGACACCACGGTTGA
- the pyk gene encoding pyruvate kinase, which produces MTPPKTKIVCTIGPSSNCPETIASLIESGMSVARLNFSHGTHEEHGIVIERLREASARLGRPVAILQDLGGPKIRVGTIPEGGLRLSAGEKMILTGDPGPARGNRVSVSFPNLSSQVGRGDRILLADGMMELVVEQTSGPDITSRVITGGVLTSHKGINLPSSTLDMPAMTEKDRRDLLYGLAMDVDYVALSFVRTAHDIFSIKDIIRSRTKSTPVIAKIEKHEALNHVDAILEASDGVMVARGDLGVEIRLEKVPGIQKMLIRKANALGKPVIIATQMLRSMVESPHPTRAEAADVANGVLDGADAVMLSEETAIGKYPVQSVRYMARIARSAEEEYLHAAYLNLPTHPGIAGAVAKAACSLAKNIDAVAIVATTRSGFTAAQIARYRPRQTVVALTPNQDAVRRLALYWGCIPHYLDTIEHTDEMVERAAAAVLVEGYAREGDTLVITAGRPLWETGTTNMLWVKTL; this is translated from the coding sequence ATGACACCGCCAAAGACAAAGATCGTCTGCACTATAGGACCGTCGAGTAACTGTCCTGAAACCATAGCATCTTTGATCGAAAGCGGCATGAGTGTCGCCCGGCTGAACTTTTCTCACGGGACTCATGAAGAGCATGGAATCGTCATAGAGCGCCTCAGAGAGGCTTCAGCCCGTCTGGGGCGGCCCGTGGCAATCCTCCAGGATCTGGGGGGACCTAAAATCCGGGTCGGCACAATCCCCGAAGGTGGTTTGCGCCTTTCCGCGGGGGAAAAGATGATTCTTACCGGCGACCCGGGACCCGCCCGGGGGAACCGGGTGTCCGTTTCCTTTCCAAACCTTTCCTCCCAGGTCGGCAGGGGCGACCGGATCCTGCTCGCCGACGGCATGATGGAACTGGTAGTGGAACAAACGAGCGGACCGGACATTACCAGCCGTGTCATAACCGGCGGTGTACTGACATCCCACAAGGGAATCAACCTGCCTTCAAGCACGCTTGACATGCCCGCAATGACAGAAAAGGACCGCCGGGATCTCCTCTACGGACTGGCGATGGACGTTGATTACGTGGCTCTGTCCTTCGTTCGGACCGCCCATGACATTTTCAGCATCAAGGATATCATTCGAAGCCGGACCAAGAGCACGCCCGTCATCGCCAAGATCGAAAAGCACGAAGCTCTGAACCACGTGGACGCCATCCTGGAGGCCTCCGACGGTGTCATGGTGGCCCGGGGAGATCTGGGCGTGGAAATTCGGCTGGAAAAAGTCCCCGGCATACAGAAAATGCTGATCCGCAAGGCCAATGCCCTGGGCAAACCGGTCATCATCGCCACCCAGATGCTGCGGTCAATGGTGGAGTCTCCACACCCCACCAGGGCTGAAGCGGCTGACGTGGCGAACGGCGTCCTGGATGGCGCCGATGCCGTTATGCTGTCTGAAGAAACCGCCATAGGGAAGTATCCCGTGCAGTCTGTCCGCTACATGGCCAGAATCGCCCGGAGTGCCGAAGAAGAGTACCTCCACGCCGCCTATCTCAACCTCCCCACTCATCCCGGGATCGCCGGGGCCGTGGCCAAGGCCGCTTGCAGCCTGGCGAAAAACATTGACGCCGTCGCTATTGTCGCCACTACCCGGAGCGGCTTTACGGCCGCCCAGATAGCCCGCTATCGCCCCCGGCAGACCGTCGTCGCCCTGACACCGAACCAGGATGCCGTTCGCCGCCTCGCGTTGTACTGGGGCTGCATTCCTCATTATCTCGATACTATCGAGCACACCGACGAAATGGTCGAAAGAGCAGCGGCGGCCGTCCTTGTGGAAGGTTACGCCCGGGAAGGCGATACGCTGGTGATTACCGCCGGACGACCCCTCTGGGAAACGGGAACCACCAATATGCTCTGGGTCAAGACTCTTTGA